The Burkholderia ubonensis genome has a window encoding:
- a CDS encoding DMT family transporter — MQKSTDGWLSGLLGVIIFSGSLPATRVAVQGLDPMFLTFARATIAGVLGLLLLVALKQQRPTRGEAVSLAVVALGVVVGFPLLTALALRHVTSAHAIVFVGLLPLATALFGVWRGGERPRLPFWAFSLIGSGAVAAFALRNGGEASPVGDALMFASIVACGLGYAEGARLSRHLGGWQVISWALVLSLPVMLPLAWITRPASFDGVDAGALWGLAYVSLFSMLIGFVFWYRGLALGGIAGVGQLQLLQPFFGLVLAAGLLHEPVPASMLVVTAVVVGCVAGAKYFSKMAPVQRAG; from the coding sequence GTGCAAAAGTCCACCGACGGATGGCTCAGCGGCCTGCTGGGCGTCATCATCTTCAGCGGCTCGCTGCCCGCGACGCGGGTCGCGGTGCAGGGGCTCGATCCGATGTTCCTGACGTTCGCGCGCGCGACGATCGCCGGCGTGCTCGGCCTGCTGCTGCTCGTCGCGTTGAAGCAGCAGCGGCCGACGCGCGGCGAAGCCGTGTCGCTGGCGGTCGTTGCGCTCGGGGTCGTGGTCGGCTTCCCGCTGCTGACGGCGCTCGCGCTGCGGCACGTGACATCGGCCCACGCGATCGTGTTCGTCGGGCTGCTGCCGCTCGCGACCGCGCTGTTCGGCGTGTGGCGCGGCGGCGAGCGGCCGCGGCTGCCGTTCTGGGCCTTCTCGCTCATCGGCAGCGGCGCGGTTGCCGCATTCGCGCTGCGCAACGGCGGCGAGGCGTCGCCGGTCGGCGACGCGCTGATGTTCGCGTCGATCGTCGCGTGCGGGCTCGGCTATGCGGAAGGGGCGCGCCTGTCGCGGCATCTCGGCGGCTGGCAGGTGATCTCGTGGGCGCTCGTGCTGTCGCTGCCGGTGATGCTGCCGCTCGCGTGGATCACGCGGCCCGCGTCGTTCGACGGCGTCGACGCCGGTGCGCTGTGGGGGCTCGCGTACGTGTCGCTGTTCAGCATGCTGATCGGCTTCGTGTTCTGGTATCGCGGGCTCGCGCTCGGCGGCATCGCGGGCGTCGGCCAGTTGCAGCTGCTGCAGCCGTTCTTCGGGTTGGTGCTGGCCGCCGGGCTGCTGCACGAGCCGGTGCCGGCGTCGATGCTCGTCGTGACGGCGGTCGTGGTCGGCTGCGTGGCCGGCGCGAAGTACTTCTCGAAGATGGCGCCGGTGCAGCGCGCGGGCTGA
- a CDS encoding PLP-dependent aminotransferase family protein, giving the protein MNRIDQDLAPPAPSRTRVETVMETLRARIASRALMPGARVPSIRTMADALRVSKSTVVDAYERLAGEGVLVARRGSGFYVSGHAPPLALADLGPRLDRELDPLWLSRQSLEAASTATAVKPGCGWLPSSWLPDESLRRALRAVSRDEPDALTGYATPLGLPALRQQLAWRLAQHGVHAEPAQIMLTDGGTHALDLVCRLLLEPGDTVVLDDPCYFNFQALLRAHRARIVSVPYTPNGPDLARFEQTLAEHRPRLYITNAALHNPTGATLAPSVAHRLLTLAAEHDLLIVEDDIFADFESTPAPRLAAFDGLSRVVSIGSFSKTLSAAIRCGYVAARPEWIDALVDLKLATSFGNAQIGANVVHRLLVDGTYRRHLDGLRANLADAMGETIRRLARAGLGIWTEPRGGLFVWAQLPDGLDAARVARHALDHDVVLAPGNVFSASRSATSFLRFNVSRCKGPAVFDALARAMEAARRAEHGGSTLAGER; this is encoded by the coding sequence ATGAACCGCATCGATCAGGACCTGGCCCCGCCCGCGCCGTCGCGCACGCGCGTGGAAACCGTGATGGAGACGCTGCGCGCGCGGATCGCGAGCCGCGCGCTGATGCCCGGTGCGCGGGTGCCGTCGATCCGGACGATGGCCGACGCGCTGCGGGTGTCGAAGTCGACCGTCGTCGACGCTTACGAGCGGCTCGCCGGCGAAGGCGTGCTGGTCGCGCGGCGCGGGTCGGGCTTCTACGTGTCGGGCCACGCGCCGCCGCTTGCGCTCGCGGATCTCGGGCCGCGCCTCGATCGCGAACTCGATCCGCTGTGGCTGTCGCGCCAGTCGCTCGAAGCGGCCTCGACGGCCACGGCCGTGAAGCCCGGCTGCGGCTGGCTGCCGTCGTCGTGGCTGCCCGACGAGAGCCTGCGCCGCGCGCTGCGCGCCGTATCGCGCGACGAGCCCGACGCGCTCACCGGCTACGCGACGCCGCTCGGCCTGCCCGCGCTGCGCCAGCAGCTCGCGTGGCGGCTCGCGCAGCATGGCGTCCATGCGGAACCCGCGCAGATCATGCTGACCGACGGCGGCACGCACGCGCTCGATCTCGTGTGCCGCCTGCTGCTGGAGCCGGGCGACACGGTCGTGCTCGACGACCCGTGCTACTTCAACTTCCAGGCGCTGCTGCGCGCGCACCGCGCGCGGATCGTCAGCGTCCCGTACACGCCGAACGGCCCCGATCTCGCGCGTTTCGAGCAGACGCTCGCCGAGCACCGGCCGCGCCTTTACATCACGAACGCGGCGCTGCACAACCCGACCGGCGCAACGCTCGCGCCGAGCGTCGCGCACCGGCTGCTGACGCTCGCGGCCGAGCACGACCTGCTGATCGTCGAGGACGACATCTTCGCGGACTTCGAGAGCACGCCCGCGCCGCGGCTCGCGGCGTTCGACGGGCTGTCGCGCGTCGTGTCGATCGGCAGCTTCTCGAAGACGCTGTCGGCCGCGATACGCTGCGGCTACGTCGCCGCACGCCCCGAATGGATCGACGCGCTCGTCGACCTGAAGCTCGCGACATCGTTCGGCAATGCGCAGATCGGCGCGAACGTCGTGCACCGGCTGCTCGTCGACGGCACGTACCGGCGCCATCTGGACGGCCTGCGCGCAAATCTCGCGGACGCGATGGGCGAAACGATCCGGCGCCTCGCGCGCGCCGGGCTCGGGATCTGGACGGAGCCGCGCGGCGGCCTGTTCGTGTGGGCGCAGTTGCCGGACGGGCTCGACGCCGCGCGCGTCGCGCGCCACGCGCTCGACCATGACGTCGTGCTCGCGCCCGGCAACGTGTTCAGCGCGTCGCGCAGCGCGACGTCGTTCCTGCGCTTCAACGTGTCGCGCTGCAAGGGGCCGGCGGTGTTCGATGCGCTGGCGCGTGCGATGGAGGCGGCGCGGCGCGCGGAACACGGCGGGTCCACGCTGGCCGGCGAACGATGA